In Methanocella paludicola SANAE, the sequence AGGCATATGATAAAAATTTTACAAAAAGTTAATATTGGTGCCAGTGGCGGTGTCCGCCGCTGAGCAGGCCGGCCAGTATGCCGACGATAAACCCGATGGCGGCAAGCAGCGCAGCCATACGTATGCCGCTCAGGCCGGTCAGGCCTTGAAGTCCCGAGAGCAGGGCGGCATTGAACCTGGGGAATAGCTCTACGACCCATCCGACGATAAAGCCGAAGATAGCGCCGAAAACGGCTCCCAGGACGGTTCTGATCACTCTACCAAGTACCATGATATCACCTTATTCAGATCAATTTCTTTCGTAATCTTTCAAGCCTCTGTTCGATATGCCCAAGATTATCCGCAAGGGGCTTGATCTTCTCCAGGGGTAGGTCTTCCAGATATGAGATGTAGCTCTCGATCTCCCTGATGGCACCGTCAGCCGAATATGCCCTATCCATCCCCCGTCCGAACTCATCATACGTAGTATCGGCAGCCTCATAGCGGCCATCCTCTCGTTTCCTGATAAGGCCTTCCTCGACCATCTTCACGAGCAGAGGATAAATAGAGCCCGGCGAAGGCCGCCAGCTCCCGTAGCTCATGGACTCGATGGCGTCCATGATCTCGGCCCCGTTCTTAGGGCTGTCATTAAGCGTATACAGGATCCAGGTCCGCAGGCCGCCATAGCCGCCGTACCGGCCCAGCTTATCGAATTTTCTCCAGAAATTACGCATATCGGGCATGATCTCACCTTATCGTTTAAACGATATCGAATAATCGATATCGCCAATCCGATATAGCACTTGCTATTATATATAGCTTATGTGTCGGGTACAAAAAACTAGATAATATGGGCTAGCTGTCCAGGGCCGGAAGCATGACGACAAACCTGGCACCTTTCCGGTAATCGCCCTCGACGCGGTCCTCGACCCAGAATTTACCGCTATAATCGTCGATGAGCATTTTTATAAGGCAAAGGCCGAATCCCTTCCCGCGGGCGCGTGTACTGGTCAGGTTGAGCCTGTCGAACAACGTTTGCTTTAGCCCGTCCGGGATCCCGGGGCCATTGTCCTCGACCATAACTTTGTAGTATTTTTTATCGCCTATTACCGTCTCTTTAATGGTTATACTGATATCTAGAGCCCCCGACGAGTGCTTGATGGCATTGCCCACGATATTGATGAAAACGTCCTTCAGGAGCTCGTTCGCCATTACTTTGTGGCCGCCGGCCGGGACAAAATTAATCGTCACATCGCGGCCCGGTACAGATATGTAATAGGATTTAACCTCCTCGAGCAGAGAATCCAGGTCCACTATGGCCGGGTTATACAGCCCTTCCTTCTCCTTCTGCAGCTTCCGCACGTTATCGATGAGCTTCGAGCTATTCTTCAACGATTCGATGGGCTTCTCGATGAGTTCTATATTGCTCAAGTCTAGCTTTCCCTCGAGTTTCATGATGCCATGGGCCAGCTCTAAAAATCCCAGGGATATCTGGTTCATGTTGTTGATATCGTGGCCCATAAGATCGACGTAGAGCTCCGCCTGGGCTTTCGACTTTCTCAGATCCTCCTCGTACTTTTTGCGCAGTGTGATGTCGAGCGCCGTGAAAGTCACGCCCGCCTTCCAGTCCTTTGGGTCCAGCGGCGTCGAGCTTAAAATAATATGGATGATACTGCCATCCTTACGCTGCCACCGGGTCTCGACGCTGCCAGTGCCGCGCTCCCCGATCTGGCGGTACTTCTCCTGGCCTACGAAATCAAACTCCTCGTCCGACGGGTAAAATATGCGTGCGCTCTTGCCGATAAGCTCATCGCGGGAGTAGCCGGTCATATCGCATAGCCTGTCGTTCACATCCTGGATAACGCGATCTGCAACGAGCCCTATGCCCACCGGAGCTGCCCTGAAAATGCTATTCAGCCGGGCTTCCCTCGCCTGCAGCTTCTCTTCGGAGCGCTTTCGCTCCGTCACATCCCGCATCATCACCAGCATCTTATCCCCTATGTACGTACCAAAGAATTCCACGACCTTCACCGTGCCGTCCTTACAGGTCACGTTCGACTCCATCAAGCCTATCTCGTCGCTTTCTGACCGGCTGATAAGAGAATTCCACTGGGCCATGACCATCGACCGGTATGCAGGATCGGGATATGCGAGAGGCCACCAGTCTTCGATACTCGGCGCGTCCCTGAGGCTATATCCGAAAAAACGGGTGACTTTACTATTCATGTACTCGATGTTATCTTCGCTGTCAGAAACCACGGTAGGAAGAGGTAAATGCTCGATAAGCTGGAAGAACCGTTCCTCGCTCTTTCGCAGCTTTTCTGCCAGGGCGGCGTCCCGCCCGTCCGCAGTTTTATTATGGGAATGTACGGTCATGATGAAAGAAGTCTACAGTCACATAAAATATACTATATAAAATACTTTTGATAAAACTTAGTAATAAAAATTGTGCCTTAAAGGCCCGGTACATAATCGTCCGTGCCCTTATAAAAATTAAGGACGACATGGCTCTTGCTGTCTTTCAGCATCGGCCCCATCCTGACGCGCAGGTCGTTCGTATAGTACTCGTATTCCTTCACGTCGCAGAAGGCTAGCAGCAGCATGACGTCCCACTCCCCCGTGATGGAGACGTCCATAAGAACGCTCGGATCTGTCTTTATGGAACGAATAAACTCCGCCGCCTTTTCCTGGTCCGAGACGTCCAGCTTCAGGAACAGGATAAAATACGAGTGCAGCCCCAGCTTTTCGAGGTCTACGGCCGCCTTATACCTTTTAATGACTCCTTCCTTCTCAAGCTTCTTGATGCGTGACGCGACCGTCTGGCGGGTGACACCGCACTCCCCGGCCAGCCGGGCCATCGGTATATTCGAGTCCTTTACCAGCTCCGCCACGATCCTGCGGTCGATTTCATCGATCATGTGATTTTACGGGAAGTTAACTATGCTACGGGCCATATAACGACACATTAACTTCGCGTTAAGCCTCCGTATATAGCTATAGCACGGCACGTACATAAGTCTTTTCCACCATGTTAAAACAAATAATAAATAATATAACATTAAGAAAGATTAAAATACTAATTTATCGTTATACGTAAACAAAACAACCAGTTCATTTAACATCACGTTCATGGTGATATTTGTGAAGGATTACGTCGTTAAGGATATAAAGATGGCAAAACAGGGCGCCGAGCGCATCGAATGGGCCCGCCGCCACATGCCGGTACTGAACTACATCAAGGAAGAGTTCCAGAAGACGAAGCCCCTGAAGGGCGTCAACGTCATCGCATGTTTGCACGTCACGGTAGAGACGGCGAACCTCATCTCGACCCTGCAGGCCGGCGGCGCGAACGTGGCGCTGACCGCTTCCAACCCGCTCTCGACGCAGGACGACGTGGCCGCGGCCCTCGCGAAGGGCGGCGTCAAGGTCTATGCGATAAGAGGCGAGAACGAGAAACAGTACTACGAAAATATCGAGTCCGCCCTCAAGATCAAGCCGAATGTTACCTTAGACGACGGCGCCGACGTGATCGCGACCGTACACTCGAAGCACCCGGAATACCTGAAGGGCATCTACGGGGGCTGTGAGGAGACGACCACCGGCGTTATCCGGCTCAGGGCCATGGCCGCCGATGGCGCGCTCAAGTACCCGGTCATCGCGGTCAACGACGCCGAGACCAAGATGATGTTCGACAACCGGTACGGCACCGGGCAAAGCACCCTCCACGGGATCATAAACGCCACGAACATCCTTCTTGCCGGCAAGAACGTCGTGGTCGTCGGCTACGGCTGGTGCGGCCGCGGAGTGGCAATGCGTGCAAAGGGCATGGGCTCGAACGTGATCGTCGTCGAGGTCAGCCCACGCAAGGCCCTCGAGGCCGCCATGGACGGCTTCCGCGTCATGGACATGAAGCAGGCCGCGAAAGAGGGTGATCTCTTCATCACGGTCACTGGCGACGTCTCCGTCATAAGGAAAGAGCACTTCAAGCTCATGAAGGACCAGGCCATCGTCTGCAACTCGGGACATTTCAATGTCGAGATCGACCTGGAGGACCTGGGTAAGATGGCAAAGAAAGTTAACGAGGTCAAGACCGACGTCATGGAGTACGTCCTGGACGACGGCCGCAGGATCTATGTGCTGGCAGAAGGCCGTTTAGTCAATCTGGCCTGCGCGTTCGGCCACCCGCCCGAGGTCATGGACATGAGCTTCGCGAACCAGGCGCTCTCGGTCAAACACATCGTCGAGAACCACAAGAAGCTCAAGAATGAGGTCTACAAGGTCCCCGAAGCCATCGACAACCGTGTGGCGAAG encodes:
- a CDS encoding PadR family transcriptional regulator, which gives rise to MPDMRNFWRKFDKLGRYGGYGGLRTWILYTLNDSPKNGAEIMDAIESMSYGSWRPSPGSIYPLLVKMVEEGLIRKREDGRYEAADTTYDEFGRGMDRAYSADGAIREIESYISYLEDLPLEKIKPLADNLGHIEQRLERLRKKLI
- a CDS encoding PAS domain S-box protein: MTVHSHNKTADGRDAALAEKLRKSEERFFQLIEHLPLPTVVSDSEDNIEYMNSKVTRFFGYSLRDAPSIEDWWPLAYPDPAYRSMVMAQWNSLISRSESDEIGLMESNVTCKDGTVKVVEFFGTYIGDKMLVMMRDVTERKRSEEKLQAREARLNSIFRAAPVGIGLVADRVIQDVNDRLCDMTGYSRDELIGKSARIFYPSDEEFDFVGQEKYRQIGERGTGSVETRWQRKDGSIIHIILSSTPLDPKDWKAGVTFTALDITLRKKYEEDLRKSKAQAELYVDLMGHDINNMNQISLGFLELAHGIMKLEGKLDLSNIELIEKPIESLKNSSKLIDNVRKLQKEKEGLYNPAIVDLDSLLEEVKSYYISVPGRDVTINFVPAGGHKVMANELLKDVFINIVGNAIKHSSGALDISITIKETVIGDKKYYKVMVEDNGPGIPDGLKQTLFDRLNLTSTRARGKGFGLCLIKMLIDDYSGKFWVEDRVEGDYRKGARFVVMLPALDS
- a CDS encoding Lrp/AsnC family transcriptional regulator, which translates into the protein MIDEIDRRIVAELVKDSNIPMARLAGECGVTRQTVASRIKKLEKEGVIKRYKAAVDLEKLGLHSYFILFLKLDVSDQEKAAEFIRSIKTDPSVLMDVSITGEWDVMLLLAFCDVKEYEYYTNDLRVRMGPMLKDSKSHVVLNFYKGTDDYVPGL
- the ahcY gene encoding adenosylhomocysteinase — translated: MVIFVKDYVVKDIKMAKQGAERIEWARRHMPVLNYIKEEFQKTKPLKGVNVIACLHVTVETANLISTLQAGGANVALTASNPLSTQDDVAAALAKGGVKVYAIRGENEKQYYENIESALKIKPNVTLDDGADVIATVHSKHPEYLKGIYGGCEETTTGVIRLRAMAADGALKYPVIAVNDAETKMMFDNRYGTGQSTLHGIINATNILLAGKNVVVVGYGWCGRGVAMRAKGMGSNVIVVEVSPRKALEAAMDGFRVMDMKQAAKEGDLFITVTGDVSVIRKEHFKLMKDQAIVCNSGHFNVEIDLEDLGKMAKKVNEVKTDVMEYVLDDGRRIYVLAEGRLVNLACAFGHPPEVMDMSFANQALSVKHIVENHKKLKNEVYKVPEAIDNRVAKMKLETMGISIEKLTKEQEKYLSSWSMGT